In the genome of Pempheris klunzingeri isolate RE-2024b chromosome 3, fPemKlu1.hap1, whole genome shotgun sequence, one region contains:
- the abcg2d gene encoding broad substrate specificity ATP-binding cassette transporter ABCG2d: MERANHVNIAMVEDIGTNGMARSKVVTVVDQDKQPCGSTVSFHNIQYKVQLKSGFFCKRKTSPKEILVDLNGIMRPGLNAILGPTGSGKSSFLDILAARKDPSGLSGEVLIDRAPQPPNFKCLSGYVVQEDVVMGTLTVRENLHFSAALRLPSSVPQSEKEARVNHLIKELGLSKVADSKVGTQMARGISGGERKRTNIGMELIIDPSVLFLDEPTTGLDASTANSVLLLLRRMANHGRTIIMSIHQPRYSIYRLFDTLTLLVSGKMVYHGPAPNALDYFANIGYPCEPHNNPADFFLDVINGDSTATAMTKVHGSEDLDFEGLSSSRQSIEERLVEEYRNSSYSSDTRAELDRIVQDKECISCPKSRTITYNSSFFHQLRWVLKRTFQNLMLNPQTSGAQLGVNIFLALIVGAIFFRVKDDQSGIQNRMGALFFITTNQCFSTVSAAELFIIERKLFVHEYISGYYRVSVYFLSKVLSDITLRTVTSVIFSCIVYFMIGLKSTAAAFFVFTLTVTLVAYTATAMTMAISADQSVVALANILMTITFVFMMIFSGLLVNLPSIMDWLAWLKYFSIPRYGLAALKINEFVGLKFCEEAVIRKDTNMSAPETNCSASSAGPTCTGEQYLDYLGIEYTTWGLWENHVALTAMTFIFLIIAYLKLRYIKKFT, translated from the exons ATGGAGAGAGCCAATCACGTCAACATTGCAATGGTGGAAGATATCGGCACCAACGGGATGGCAAGGTCAAAGGTCGTCACGGTCGTGGACCAGGACAAGCAGCCGTGCGGCTCCACCGTCAGCTTCCACAACATCCAGtacaaagtgcagctgaagaGCGGCTTCTTCTGCAAAAGGAAAACCAGTCCCAAGGAAATACTGGTCGACCTCAA TGGGATCATGAGACCTGGCCTCAACGCCATTCTTGGACCTACTGGAAGTGGAAAATCTTC ATTCTTGGATATTCTGGCAGCGAGGAAGGATCCTTCAGGTCTTTCGGGAGAAGTGCTCATCGACAGAGCGCCACAGCCTCCAAACTTCAAGTGCCTCTCTGGCTACGTGGTCCAG GAAGATGTGGTGATGGGCACCTTGACCGTGAGGGAGAATCTGCATTTTTCTGCAGCCCTGCGGCTGCCCAGCTCTGTGCCTCAGAGCGAAAAGGAAGCTCGAGTCAATCACCTCATCAAAGAACTGGGTCTCTCCAAGGTGGCCGACTCCAAG GTGGGCACACAGATGGCTCGGGGAAtctctggaggagagaggaagcgGACGAACATCGGTATGGAGCTGATCATCGATCCCTCAGTTCTCTTCCTGGATGAACCGACTACAGGACTGGATGCCAGCACCGCTAactctgtcctgctgctgctgagaag AATGGCGAATCATGGAAGAACCATAATCATGTCCATCCACCAACCACGATACTCCATCTACAGACTGTTTGACACTCTGACTCTGCTGGTTAGTGGTAAAATGGTGTACCACGGACCGGCTCCAAACGCTCTGGACTACTTCGCCAACATCG GCTACCCCTGTGAGCCCCACAACAACCCAGCTGACTTCTTCCTGGATGTTATCAACGGAGACTCCACCGCCACAGCCATGACCAAAGTGCACGGCTCTGAAG ATCTGGACTTTGAGGGGCTCAGCAGCTCCAGGCAGAGCATCGAGGAGCGCCTGGTAGAGGAGTACAGGAACAGCAGCTACTCCAGCGACACGAGAGCTGAGCTGGACCGCATCGTCCAGGATAAGGAGTGCATCTCGTGTCCAAAGTCTCGCACCATCACCTACAACAGCTCGTTCTTCCACCAGCTGCGTTGGGTGCTTAAGAGAACTTTCCAGAACCTCATGCTGAACCCACAAACATCCGGGGCTCAG cTTGGAGTCAACATTTTCCTCGCCCTCATCGTAGGAGCCATTTTCTTCAGGGTCAAAGACGATCAGAGTGGTATCCAGAACAG GATGGGGGCCCTCTTCTTCATCACTACCAACCAGTGTTTCAGCACTGTGTCCGCCGCCGAACTCTTCATCATCGAGAGGAagctgtttgt GCACGAGTACATCAGTGGCTACTACCGAGTGTCCGTCTACTTCCTGTCTAAGGTCCTGTCTGACATCACTCTGCGCACCGTCACCTCTGTCATCTTCAGCTGTATTGTCTACTTTATGATTG GGCTCaaatccacagcagcagccttctTCGTCTTCACGCTGACTGTGACCCTGGTGGCCTACACAGCCACAGCCATGACCATGGCCATCTCAGCTGACCAGAGCGTCGTGGCTCTCGCTAACATCCTCATGACCATCACCTTTGTCTTCAtgatg ATTTTCTCAGGTCTCCTGGTGAACCTGCCGAGCATCATGGACTGGCTGGCTTGGCTGAAGTATTTCAGCATTCCTCGCTACGGCCTCGCA GCCCTGAAGATCAATGAGTTTGTGGGTTTGAAATTCTGTGAGGAGGCTGTGATCCGAAAAGACACCAACATGTCGGCTCCAGAGACCAACTGCAGTGCGAGCTCAGCTGGCCCGAC ATGCACAGGAGAGCAGTACCTGGACTACCTGGGAATAGAGTACACCACCTGGGGACTGTGGGAGAATCACGTGGCTTTGACTGCTATGACGTTCATATTCCTCATCATCGCCTATCTGAAGCTACGCTACATCAAGAAATTCACTTAA
- the pkd2 gene encoding polycystin-2 — protein sequence MSSSRVRPQQLPLSQAGRLPPRLDSGEGIEMENIQHQDLGLGGVIGTPSPPSRQAWSRDNPGFEPEDEIMEADWPPASPGRRSVSTASSSSCSSGLGSYTGGGSSTHIPRGGLYPTPTVDAQQQDRHEHRSCLKQILQKIRILWGTELMEDSDSSRERYLRNVLREMVTYITFLITVCILTYGMVSANMYYYTKVMSQLFLDTPLSAGNPSSFRSLSTMEDFWKFTEGPFINGMYWEVWYNNKSLPENQSLIYYENLLLGVPRVRQVRVRNESCSVHEDLRDEVQDCYNMYTPTNEDTSSFGPKNGTAWLYATESEINGSSYWGQVSKYGGGGYYQDLSRTKEESAVQLQFLKDHLWLDRGTRAVFLDFSVYNGNINLFCIARLLVEFPATGGVVTSWQFQTVRLIRYVSSWDYFVGFCEVAFCLFILYYVVEEVLEIRIHRLHYFKSLWNCLDVFIVMLSVVAIIMNVTRTAMVGNLLKGLLENHTAHPSFESLANLQIQFNNVAAIIVFFSWVKLFKFINFNKTMSQLSSTMSRCAKDLVGFAIMFFIIFLAYAQLAYLVFGTQVDDFSSFQASIFTQFRIILGDFEFSEIEEANPVLGPIYFTTFVFFIFFILMNMFLAIINDTYSEVKADMSQQRSEMEMTDLIKKGCNKALMKLRLKKTAVDDISDSLRQAGGKLNFDELRQDLKGKGHTDAEIQAIFAKYDHDGDQELTEHEHQQMRDDLEKEREDLDLERNSLTRPSTGRSFPRTQDDSEEDDDEDSGHSSRRRGSSSGGVSYEEFQVLVRRVDRMEHSIGSIVSKIDAVIVKLEAMERAKLKRRDVLGRMLDGVMEDERLGRDTDTHREQMERLVREELERWESDDMVSQVSHPQPATPVGPRPRPSSSLSTDGLDTGTNGGSHV from the exons ATGAGTTCATCCCGAGTCAGACCGCAGCAGCTACCGCTGAGCCAGGCTGGCAGGCTGCCGCCCAGACTGGACTCCGGGGAGGGGATAGAGATGGAGAACATCCAGCATCAAGACCTGGGGCTCGGAGGAGTGATAGGCACCCCGTCCCCTCCGTCCAGGCAAGCGTGGAGCCGGGACAACCCCGGGTTTGAGCCCGAGGATGAGATTATGGAAGCCGACTGGCCTCCAGCGAGTCCCGGGAGGAGGTCGGTGTCCAcggcctccagcagcagctgcagcagcggcCTGGGCAGCTACaccggcggcggcagcagcaccCACATCCCCCGGGGAGGACTGTACCCGACCCCGACCGTGGAtgcccagcagcaggacagacatGAGCACCGCAGCTGTCTGAAGCAGATACTCCAAAAGATCAGAA TTCTGTGGGGAACAGAgttgatggaggacagtgacaGCAGTCGAGAAAGGTACCTCAGGAACGTGCTGAGGGAGATGGTCACATATATCACATTCCTCATCACTGTTTGTATCT TGACCTATGGGATGGTGAGCGCCAATATGTACTACTATACCAAAGTCATGTCTCAGCTTTTCCTGGACACACCGCTGTCGGCCGGGAACCCATCCTCTTTTAGAAGCCTCTCAACCATGGAGGATTTCTGGAAG TTCACAGAGGGACCTTTTATCAATGGCATGTACTGGGAGGTGTGGTACAACAACAAGAGCCTGCCAGAGAATCAGAGTCTCATCTACTATGAGAACCTCCTCCTTGGGGTGCCACGAGTCCGGCAGGTCAGAGTCCGCAATGAGTCCTGCTCGGTCCACGAAGATCTGAGAGACGAGGTTCAGGACTGCTACAACATGTACACCCCAACTAACGAGGACACCTCCTCCTTTGGCCCCAAGAATGGAACCGC GTGGCTGTATGCAACTGAGAGTGAGATAAATGGGAGCAGTTATTGGGGTCAGGTTTCTAAATATGGAGGTGGGGGATACTACCAAGACCTGTCTCGTACTAAAGAGGAGTCAGCAGTCCAGCTGCAGTTTCTTAAAGACCACCTGTGGCTGGACAGAGGCACCAGAGCCGTCTTTCTCGACTTCTCTGTCTACAATGGGAACATCAACCTCTTCTGCATTGCAAG GTTGTTGGTGGAGTTCCCTGCCACTGGTGGGGTGGTGACATCCTGGCAGTTCCAAACAGTGCGCCTGATACGATATGTGTCGAGCTGGGACTACTTTGTGGGTTTCTGTGAGGTGGCATTCTGCCTATTCATCCTCTACTACGTAgtggaggaggtgctggagaTCCGCATCCACCGCCTGCATTACTTCAAGAGCCTGTGGAACTGTCTGGATGTTTTCATCGTCATG TTGAGTGTTGTTGCTATTATCATGAACGTAACCAGAACAGCCATGGTTGGTAACCTTCTCAAAGGCCTGTTGGAGAACCACACGGCTCACCCCAGCTTTGAGTCTTTGGCCAACCTGCAGATCCAGTTCAACAATGTGGCTGCCATCATCGTCTTTTTTTCCTGGGTCAAG CTTTTTAAGTTCATCAACTTCAACAAGACCATGAGTCAGCTCTCCAGCACCATGTCTCGCTGCGCCAAGGACCTTGTGGGTTTCGCCATCATgttcttcatcatcttcctgGCGTATGCTCAGCTAGCCTACTTGGTGTTCGGAACCCAAGTCGACGATTTTAGCTCTTTCCAAGCCAGCAT tTTCACCCAGTTCCGTATCATTCTGGGGGACTTTGAGTTCTCGGAAATAGAAGAGGCGAATCCGGTGCTCGGACCAATCTACTTTACAACCTTCgtcttcttcattttctttattctcaTG AACATGTTCCTTGCCATCATCAATGACACATACTCTGAGGTGAAGGCTGACATGTCCCAGCAGAGGTCCGAGATGGAAATGACTGACCTCATTAAGAAG GGTTGTAACAAAGCTTTAATGAAGTTGAGACTGAAGAAGACAGCTGTAGACGACATCTCCGACAGTTTGCGTCAGGCTGGGGGCAAACTGAACTTTGATGAACTCCGCCAGGATCTTAAAGG AAAGGGccacacagatgcagagatTCAGGCCATCTTTGCCAAGTATGATCACGATGGTGATCAAGAGCTGACAGAGCACGAACACCAGCAAATGAGAGACGacctggagaaagaaaga GAGGACTTAGACCTGGAACGCAATTCGCTGACTAGACCCAGTACTGGGCGAAGCTTCCCTCGTACCCAGGACGActcagaggaagatgatgatgaagatagCGGTCACAGCTCTCGTCGTCGTGGCAGCAGCTCAGGGGGTGTCTCTTATGAAGAGTTTCAAGT GCTGGTGAGGCGTGTGGACAGGATGGAGCACTCAATCGGCAGCATAGTATCCAAGATAGATGCTGTGATAGTGAAGCTGGAGGCCATGGAGAGAGCTAAGCTCAAAAGGAGAGATGTGCTGGGCAGGATGCTGGATGGAGTCATGGAG gATGAACGTCTgggaagagacacagacaccCACAGGGAGCAGATGGAGAGGCTGGTGAGGGAGGAACTGGAGCGCTGGGAGTCTGATGATATGGTCTCACAGGTCAGCCACCCACAGCCTGCCACTCCTGTCGGCCCCCGGCCCCGTCCGTCCTCCTCCTTGTCCACCGACGGCCTTGACACAGGCACTAATGGGGGCAGCCATGTGTGA